DNA sequence from the Sulfurimonas sediminis genome:
TTGGGCGCGGCGGAGAAGAGGGAGCATATTTGCATGAAAGAGGTGTGAAATTTGAAATTATTCCCGGCATTACCTCTGCAGTCAGTGTTCCTGCCTATGCCGGCATTCCGGTCACTCACCGTGGCATTGCCGTAAGTTTTCGAGTAGTAACAGGGCATGAATCCCCAAACAAAAAAGAGTCCCAGATTGCCTGGGAAAATTTCAAAACAGATGACACCATCGTATTTTTAATGGGACTGCATAATCTTTCTAAAATTTCATCAAAACTGATAGAAGTAGGCAAGCCCGAAGACTATCCCTGTGCCGTCATTTCACGCGGTACGACAAAAGATCAGAGTGTTGTTGTCGGGACACTCGGTGATATTGTGCAAAAAGCAGAGGGTGTGCCCACTCCCGCACTCATTATAGTCGGAAAAGTTGTTACACTCAGAAAACAGCTTGACTGGTTTCATCACTAATAGTTTTGTAACTTATACTCTTTATACAAGAGTAGAACTTCGGAATTTCCCGAGTCTATAGCCCTTTGGGCCCATTTCTTTGCCTCTTTGAATTTGTTTTGTGTGACATAGATTTCACTTAAGAGATAACAGGCTTTGGTATCACCCTCTTTTGCATTTTTTTTCAACCACTCTGCGGCTTTGTCAAAATTCATTGTCTGCATATAAATACGGCCTACATTTTGCAGCGCTTTTT
Encoded proteins:
- the cobA gene encoding uroporphyrinogen-III C-methyltransferase → MSRVYLTGAGPGDIELLTMKAHRVITEADVIIYDRLANPEILEMTKDGCEFVYVGKEDGRHTLPQEEINEVIYQNALKHNVVVRLKGGDPFVFGRGGEEGAYLHERGVKFEIIPGITSAVSVPAYAGIPVTHRGIAVSFRVVTGHESPNKKESQIAWENFKTDDTIVFLMGLHNLSKISSKLIEVGKPEDYPCAVISRGTTKDQSVVVGTLGDIVQKAEGVPTPALIIVGKVVTLRKQLDWFHH
- a CDS encoding tetratricopeptide repeat protein; this encodes MKKLLSILLLSILLYGSDAAFEAFHTGNYKKAFSLLDTEAKQGNINATYNLSLMYYNGYGVEQNISKAAELLERAAKAGHKKALQNVGRIYMQTMNFDKAAEWLKKNAKEGDTKACYLLSEIYVTQNKFKEAKKWAQRAIDSGNSEVLLLYKEYKLQNY